The Thermomicrobiales bacterium DNA segment GCTTGTCCGAGAGCAATGCCGACATCTTCGACCGAGTGATGCGGATCCATCGCAGCGTCACCCGTACAAGTGCCGCTCAGGTCGAAACCACTGTGCCGGCAGAGCGCATCGAGCATGTGGTCCAGAAAGAGCACGCCGGTTTTCATCGACGACGATCCGGCGCCATCCAGATCGAGCGAAAGCCGAATCGAGGTTTCGCCGGTCTCGCGTTCGATCGTTGCGCGGCGGATCCGTTCGACTGATGCGCTCATCGGTCGCCCAATATGTCCGCGAGCTCCCGGAGGAACCGCTCGTTCTCGTCCGGGGCGCCAATCGTCACACGCAGGCAGGCGCCAAGTCCCAGAGCCGGATTGGCAAAATGCCGCACCAGGATGCCTCGATTGGCCAGTTCTTCCACGACAGGCCCAGCGTCGTCGACCGGAAGCTCGACCAACAGGAAGTTGGTGGAGGAGGGATACGGCTCCACGCCCGGGATTTCTCGCAGATTGGCTGCAAGCTCGTCACGCGATGTCACGATCCGATCGACGATGCCATTCAGATAGTCCAGATCGTCGAGTGACGCGATGGCAGCCTCGGCGGAGACGAACGAGACGTTGTGACATGGCTGCACGATGTTTTCGAAATGCGGCGCCATCGCTTTGGGGACGATGCCGTAGCCGACACGCATTCCCGCCAAACCGGCGAACTTGCTCATGGTGCGAAAAACCGCGACGTTTGGATACTGGTCCACCATCCAGACGTACGAGGTGCCCGCGAACTCCGAGTACGCCTCGTCGATCAGCACCAGACAGGGCGCTTCTGCAACGACACGCTCGACAAGGTCGGGCGCAAGCTCGTTGCCTGTGGGATTGTTCGGTGTGCAGATGATGATGTACTTGGTCTTGTCCGTCACCGCCGCCAGAACGCCGTCGGCGTCCATCTCGAAACCATCGGTCAACGGGACGTTGACCGTCGTGGCGCCGCGCAGATTGGCTTGCATGCGGTAGACGCCAAAGGTCGGTTCTGAGATGACAATCTCGTCACCCGGATCGAGCATCGCCTGTGCGACCAGGTTCAGCACATCGTCGCAACCGGCTCCGCAGAAGACTTGCTCTGCAGTCGTCCCGGTGTAGGCGGCGATTGCGTCACGCAGCGCCCATTGATCGAAATCCGGATAGCGATGAGTGGTAACGAAGGCCGCGATCGCTGCCTGGGCCTTCGGTGATGGCCCGTACGGCGATTCGTTCATGTCGAGCCGCACGACGTGCTCTGCATGACGCTCGTCCCGCGGCGAGGGAACATAGGAACTCTTGGCGCGAACTGGTTCGCGCACAAGCGACGAAACATCGAATTGCCGGAGAACGGCCTGGCTGGACATTGCGACCTGTCTCGAATGGAACGCGAGTGAAACGAGCGCGCATGGCGCAAGTGGGAAGCGTACCCGAAATGCCCGGCAATTGAAGGCGACCTATAGCAGGAGTTTATCCAACGAGGTGACCAGAATCTCCTGAGCGCCCGCGGCACGCAGACGCTCGATGATCTCCCAGAAGGTGTCTTCTTCGATGGCGGTATGCACGGCCACCCACCCTTCGATCGCCAACGGCACGACCGTTGGCGCCTTCAGACCGGGAATCACCTGCTTTATCGCTTCGAGTTTCTCCACCGGAGCGTTCATCATGACGTACTTGTAGCGGCGCGCCGCCCGGACCGCGTCGATCCGCATGAGCAACCGGTCGATGTTCGCGCGCTTCTCCGGGTCGGCGTAGGATGCCGGGTTGGCCACCAGCACCGCCTGGCTTTCGAGAATGGTGTGAATCTGGCGCAAATCGTTGAGAACGAGTGTCGAACCGGTGGCAGTCAGCTCCACGATCGCGTCGGACAGTCCGAGCGCCGGAGCCACCTCGACCGAGCCGCTCAACGTGATGATCTCGGGCGACTCACCTCGCTCCCCAAAGAACCGGCGAGCCGAGTGGGGATAGGACGATGCGATCTTGCGGTCTTTCAGATCGTCGAGCGTCTGAAATGGAGAGTCGCGCAGGACAGCGACGACCAACGAGCAGAACCCAAACCCGAGCTCCGTGAGTTCGACCACATCGACCTCTTCCTCGTAGATGAGGTTGCGGCCGACGATGCCGAGGTCGACGGTGCCAAAGCCGACGTAGCCGGGGATGTCGTCGTCTCGTCCAAACAGGATCGATAGCGGAAAATTGCGCGTGTGAGAAAGGAGTCGCTGGCCGTAGGTTTCGAATTCGAGCCCGATACCCTGCAAGATGCGGAGCGTTTCCTCCGTCAACCGTCCGCTGCGCTGGACAGCCAGCTTGAGGCGTCCCTCTCCGTTGATCAAACTACCGGTCATCGAGCGAATCCATCTCCTTACATCTCGTTCAAACGGGCAGATTATCGGCCAGATCGGCCGAGACCGCATTCTGAGCGACGCAGGTCGGCAAATGGTCAAGTCTTCATGAACCAGACAGACTCCGGATACTTGCTTGGTGATCGGATCGAAGGCACGATCGAACGGATCGTACCGGGCGGACTCGGGCTACTGCGTGGACCGCGTGGTGTGGTGTTTGTCGAGCGCTCGGCGCCTGGCGACCGGCTCCAGGTCGAAATCGACGAGATGCGATCTGGTGTCGCGCGCGGTTCGATTGTCAGAATTCTCGAGCCCGGACCTGCACGCATCGAAGCTCCCTGCCCCTGGTACGGCAGGTGCGGCGGCTGTGACTTCCAGCATCTCGAATACCGGGCGCAGGTCGAGGCCAAACGCCAAATGCTGCTCGATGCCCTTGTCCGGATCGGAGGATTCGATCTGCTGCCGGAGGTCGAAATCTTCGCGGCTTCTCATCCCTTTGGCTCCCGGGCTCGGATCGAGCTGCACACCGACCAGGAGCAGCGCACCATCGGGTTCTTCGAGCGAAGGTCGAGCAGCATCGTGCCTGTGGATCGATGCCTGGTCAGCAGACCAGAGCTCAACTCTGCGGTGGATGTCCTGCGGCGCAGCACGCGTCCGTATCCGGCGTCGATCAGCCTGGCGAGCGGGAACGGGGTGGTTCGCAGCGCGCCGGCGTTTCCTCCGATCGATGGAGGCGCCTTCTGGCTGCGAATTGCGGAACATGAGTACCTGGTCGACCCAGGGTCGTTCTTCCAGTCCTCGCTCGACCTGTTGCCTGCGTTGATCGGGCGCGTCGTGGGAACCGACGAGCCAGGTGGAGAAGTCGCCTGGGATCTCTTCTGCGGGGCGGGGCTCTTTTCGTTTCCCCTTGCAGCACGATTTCACAAGGTGGTCGGCGTCGACTCCGACGCGAGGACCATTCGCAGCGCGGTGAAAGGCGCTGAGCGGAACGGCATCGGAAACACCGTATTCATTGCGGCAGATTCGCTCGATTGGATCTCAGGGCGCAAGCAACGAGACTTCCGACCCGACCTCATCGTGGTGGACCCGCCCAGATCTGGATTGGGAGCCCGCCTGGCGGACCGGTTGTCGAACGTCGAAGTCCGTCGATTGATCTATGTGTCCTGCGATCCGGCGACGCTGGCGCGCGACCTCAAGCGGCTTGCGAAATCGTCATACCGAGTCGTCGACATAGCCATCTTCGATCTCTTTCCACAGACCCACCACGTCGAAACCGTCGTGCGCCTGGAACACCGTTAGGAGCGGCGCGCGTGCGCGGCCTGCTGTCGTCCACCGGGGGCCCGATGCGGTCAAGTTCGCAGAGAACCGCATAGTCGCTGCCTGGGTCCGGTATTCTTCGCTGCGGAATCGATCCTTCTGGCTCCTAGGTGAAACGAGCGAAATGCATGAGCAACACCGGAAACCGCCCGGGCGGAATCCTGATCGTCGGCGATTCGACAGTCGATTGGTGTATTGCTGAACCTGGCGGCGACCGGCATGGCGCCATCGAGGCACGCTATCTCTGGTCGATGACCGAGGGGCCCGGGCTCTCGCATGTTCCTGGTGGCGCGGCGCTCAGCCTCGAGGTGTTGAGCGCGACGGCTGCGCTCGCGCCGAACCCCATGCGCGTCGTTGGTCCCGTGATTCCACCGGAAATCGGCGACGATCCGTCGTCTTTGGAGATCACACGATCATTCTCATCCTGGGCTCTCCGGCCGCGCACCACGGGCGGCAAAGAGCTCGTGTGGCGGATGGACCGGTTCATTGGGCTGCATCCAGCCTCGGTGCATCCATCCGCGCTCGACGTTCAGGCAGATGACATGCGTCCCGGCGCCATCCTCATCGAGGACGGCAATCTGCATTTTCGCAATCGGGCAGATCTTTGGCCGAAGCAGATCGCGGACACGAGCGTACAGATCGTCATCCGTCAGACCGGGGGACTCGGCAGCGGAGCCCTCTATTCACACCTGGTCGAGCATGCCGCCGACCGAACCACGCTCGTTTGCACGGTGGGAGATTTGCGCAAGGAGGGCGCGCCCATTGGTCAGCCCCTCTCCTGGGAGCGCACTGCCCAGGACGTAGTGGCCGCGGTTCGGATGAGAGACGATCTCCTTTCGGTTCGCAGAGTCGTCGTCAGTTTGTTTGCCTCGGGCGCTGTCGTGGTCGATCGAGATGGGCCAGATCTCCTCATCTATGACCCTCAGTATCAGGAAGGGGATTGGGAGCGATCGCGACCCGGGCAGCAGTTCGGCACCGGAACCGTGCTCCTGGAAACGCTGGCCTGGGAGCTTGCCCAGCACGGCGCCAACACCGATATTCGAGGGGCTGTTGTCAGCGGAATCGAGTCCGGGCGAGTGCTGCACGATCTCGGATTCGAGGCTGCGCCAAGCCAAGCGGGAACGCAGATCTCGTTTCCGATTCAACGAGTCGCAGAGTCGATCTTCGGCGGAGCGGACCCCGAAAGCGACATCCAGTCTGTGCCCATCTCGGACGACGCGAGCTGGCGGATCTTCGATGCAACCGCCGCGGGCAGCTTTCGCGAAGCTGCCGAGCAGATTGCCAGGTTTGGAGTCAATCGGGTCGCCAATGAGATTCCGCTAGAGACAATGGGGCACTGGTCGTCGGTCGACCGCATCGAGATCGAGAGCATGCGGAGCGTGCGAAATATCATCTCCGAATATCTCGCCAGTCCAGGCCGACCGCGGCCGCTCAACCTCGCGGTCTTTGGTCCTCCAGGCTCAGGGAAGTCTTTCGCCATCAAGCAGATGGCGTCGGTGATCGCTCCGGAACGCAACCGGCTCGGTTCGCTGGAGTTCAACCTGTCTCAGTTCCAGAGCGCAATGGATCTGCCCAATGCATTCCAGCAGGTGCGGGACCTTCGCTTGCGCGAGTATCTGCCGCTCGTCTTCTGGGACGAATTCGACAGCGCGTTGGATGGGCGGGAGCTTGGCTGGCTCGTGAGTTTCCTCGCGCCAATGCAAGACGGCGCCTTTACCCAGGATGGGATCGTACGGCCGATCGGACCGGCGATTTTCATCTTCGCCGGTGGCACGCATGCCACGATGGAATCGTTCAAGAACCGTGCGCTCGAGCTTCCGGGAGCCAAAGCAACCGACTTCCTGAGCCGCCTGCGTGGGTTCGTGAACGTGCTCGGACCAAATCCAGACGCTCCCGATGATCGGACTTTCCCCCTTCGCCGGGCCATTCTGCTCAGGGCCGTGCTCCAGCGCAACGCGCCACAGATCTTCGATGGCGACGAAATGCGCATCGACGATTCACTTCTGGCTGCCTTCCTCGATGTGCCGCAGTATCTTCATGGCTCGCGCTCCATGGAAGCGATCGTCGAAATGAGCGCGCTTTCACGCAAGTTGACATTCGAGCGGTCTACGCTGCCTGCAGTGCATCAGCTTGCGCTCCATGTCGATGCGGATGCATTCATGTCGATTGTGGAACGATCCGCATAGTCAGTTGGTCAATGCCGAAGGGATACCCGCGTGCTTGCAAAGGTGAATAGTTGCGCCGTCGTGGGGCTCGACGGCGTGTTGGTCGAGGTCGAGGTCTATGTCGGCAGCGGGATACCCGGCATCATCATCGTCGGATTGCCCGATGCCGCTGTGCAGGAGAGCCGGGAACGGGTGCGGGCGGCCATTCGCAACAGTGGCGGCCGTGTACCCGGTGGGCATGTCACGGTCAATCTTGCTCCAGCCGATCTCAAGAAAGCAGGCCCAACCTACGACTTGCCGATCGCAGTTGGAATCCTGATCGCTTCACGTCAGATTCATGCCGACGTTGCCGATACGTTGATCGTCGGTGAGCTATCACTGGACGGGCATGTCCGGCACACACCCGGGATCATATCGATGATTTCGCTGGCGGCCGAACGGGGCTTGCGCCGAGCCATTGTTCCGGCGGACGATGCTCCCGAGGCAGCGTTGATCGGGGGCATCGACGTTATCGCAGTGCGCACGTTGGCCGACGTCGTGAACTACCTGAATGGCGAACTGCCGATCGAGCCGTTTCGTCCTCAGGAGGGACTCTCGGACAGATCTGACACGTCGCGTTCCGATTTCGCCGAGATTCGCGGACAAGAACACGTCAAGCGGGCACTCGAGATTGCCGCTGCCGGCGGCCACAACGTGCTCATGTCGGGTCCACCGGGGTCAGGCAAGACCATGCTGGCCCGGGCGATGCCGTCGATTCTGCCGCCAATCACTATCACTGAAGCGCTCGAGGTCACCAAGATCTACTCGGTACGGGGGTTGCTGCCACCCGAGACGCCATTGCTGCGCGAACGTCCTTTCCGGTCTCCACATCATGGAACGAGCAACGCCGGACTGATTGGTGGAGGGACATGGCCGAGACCAGGCGAGGTCAGTCTTGCGCACCGAGGCGTCTTGTTTCTGGACGAGCTCCCGGAGTTCATGTCGTCCACGCTCGAGATGCTGCGCCAACCGCTGGAAGACCGGCGAGTCAGTGTCGCCAGGGCATCGGGCACAGTCACGTTTCCCGCGAACTTCATGTTGATCGCGGCCATGAATCCGTGCCCATGTGGCTACTATGGCGATCCGGTGCGCGAATGCCGATGCGGAACCGCGCAGATTCAGCGCTATCAGAAGAAGATCAGCGGCCCGTTGCTCGATCGGATCGATATTCACGTCGAAGTACCGCGCGTCGAATACGACAAGTTGTCGTCTCGCCGCACCGGCGAAGCGTCTCCAGCCATTCAGGCTCGTGTCACTGAAGCACGGCAGCGGCAAGCGGATCGATTGCATGCATCAGCTGCCCTCACCAACTCCGACATGAGCGCGCGCGAGCTCGAGCAGTTCGTGACGCTCGATGCGACGAGTGACGCCATGATGAGACACGCGGTTACCCAGCTCAGCCTCTCGCCGCGTTCCTATCATCGTGTCCTGAAGCTCGCGCGCACGATTGCCGATCTGGCCGGAGAACATGGGGTGTCAGCTCAGCATCTGGCAGAAGCGCTACAGTACCGTCCGAAGCAGAGTGTTGCATAGCAGATTGATTTCGCCCGAAGGCGAACCAGGTTCACACGCGTGACGAGCGTTGCTCAACCTCCAAGGTTTCTCACCTCTTTTC contains these protein-coding regions:
- the hisC gene encoding histidinol-phosphate transaminase, translated to MSSQAVLRQFDVSSLVREPVRAKSSYVPSPRDERHAEHVVRLDMNESPYGPSPKAQAAIAAFVTTHRYPDFDQWALRDAIAAYTGTTAEQVFCGAGCDDVLNLVAQAMLDPGDEIVISEPTFGVYRMQANLRGATTVNVPLTDGFEMDADGVLAAVTDKTKYIIICTPNNPTGNELAPDLVERVVAEAPCLVLIDEAYSEFAGTSYVWMVDQYPNVAVFRTMSKFAGLAGMRVGYGIVPKAMAPHFENIVQPCHNVSFVSAEAAIASLDDLDYLNGIVDRIVTSRDELAANLREIPGVEPYPSSTNFLLVELPVDDAGPVVEELANRGILVRHFANPALGLGACLRVTIGAPDENERFLRELADILGDR
- the hisG gene encoding ATP phosphoribosyltransferase encodes the protein MTGSLINGEGRLKLAVQRSGRLTEETLRILQGIGLEFETYGQRLLSHTRNFPLSILFGRDDDIPGYVGFGTVDLGIVGRNLIYEEEVDVVELTELGFGFCSLVVAVLRDSPFQTLDDLKDRKIASSYPHSARRFFGERGESPEIITLSGSVEVAPALGLSDAIVELTATGSTLVLNDLRQIHTILESQAVLVANPASYADPEKRANIDRLLMRIDAVRAARRYKYVMMNAPVEKLEAIKQVIPGLKAPTVVPLAIEGWVAVHTAIEEDTFWEIIERLRAAGAQEILVTSLDKLLL
- a CDS encoding class I SAM-dependent RNA methyltransferase; protein product: MNQTDSGYLLGDRIEGTIERIVPGGLGLLRGPRGVVFVERSAPGDRLQVEIDEMRSGVARGSIVRILEPGPARIEAPCPWYGRCGGCDFQHLEYRAQVEAKRQMLLDALVRIGGFDLLPEVEIFAASHPFGSRARIELHTDQEQRTIGFFERRSSSIVPVDRCLVSRPELNSAVDVLRRSTRPYPASISLASGNGVVRSAPAFPPIDGGAFWLRIAEHEYLVDPGSFFQSSLDLLPALIGRVVGTDEPGGEVAWDLFCGAGLFSFPLAARFHKVVGVDSDARTIRSAVKGAERNGIGNTVFIAADSLDWISGRKQRDFRPDLIVVDPPRSGLGARLADRLSNVEVRRLIYVSCDPATLARDLKRLAKSSYRVVDIAIFDLFPQTHHVETVVRLEHR
- a CDS encoding YifB family Mg chelatase-like AAA ATPase → MLAKVNSCAVVGLDGVLVEVEVYVGSGIPGIIIVGLPDAAVQESRERVRAAIRNSGGRVPGGHVTVNLAPADLKKAGPTYDLPIAVGILIASRQIHADVADTLIVGELSLDGHVRHTPGIISMISLAAERGLRRAIVPADDAPEAALIGGIDVIAVRTLADVVNYLNGELPIEPFRPQEGLSDRSDTSRSDFAEIRGQEHVKRALEIAAAGGHNVLMSGPPGSGKTMLARAMPSILPPITITEALEVTKIYSVRGLLPPETPLLRERPFRSPHHGTSNAGLIGGGTWPRPGEVSLAHRGVLFLDELPEFMSSTLEMLRQPLEDRRVSVARASGTVTFPANFMLIAAMNPCPCGYYGDPVRECRCGTAQIQRYQKKISGPLLDRIDIHVEVPRVEYDKLSSRRTGEASPAIQARVTEARQRQADRLHASAALTNSDMSARELEQFVTLDATSDAMMRHAVTQLSLSPRSYHRVLKLARTIADLAGEHGVSAQHLAEALQYRPKQSVA